The Deltaproteobacteria bacterium genomic interval CCACCAATGACCAAGGGGTGGAAGAAGAGTCCTACACGGTGGATGGGGATACCGTGAACGTAGCACCAGGAGGCGGCAGTGATACACTCCGTTTGGCAGGGATCAATACACCGGAATGCGGCTGGAATTGGAGAAAAGGGGAAAGCCCTCTTCAACGGTGTGAGCGCGGCGAACCGGGGGCGACCGAGGCGTTTCTCTTTGTCGACAGCCTCTTTCGGAATCACAACGGAGAAATTTGGGTCCGGAACGACCGTCTGGATCAACCGAGGGAATGCCGGAATCGGGATAAAACAACACACGACGATCGTCTCCGCGACGGTTATTGCCGGATAATCGGCGACGCCCTCGTTGCCAATGAAACCAGTCCCAAAACCAATGTGGCTCAAGAACTGGTCCGGAATGGGCTTGCCTTTCCGTTTACCTTCTGGCCGGAGTCCCCCTACCACTTCTATGAATTTCGCGAGGCCATAAAGGAAAAGAGGGGGATCTGGGGCCTGGAGGAGAAAGGGGTTTTCAATTATCGCGGTCCCCTCTATTTTACCAGCTACCACCCTCAGGCGAACGCCCGATGGCCAAAGGCAGAAGATGAATATGCCCGCCTTGTCAACATCTCTCCGGAAACTGTCAACCTTGGCGATTTCTTGATCGAAGACCTTGTCACCGGAACCCTCTACCCCTTGCCCAATTTACCCCTGCCCCCAACTTATCAGGTCCGCATTTTTACCAATTACGACCCGCGCTGGGATAGGCCGGAGATCCAGGAGACGTTCGTCAATCTCAATCTAGACCGGAGGAACAACACGGCCTTTTGGCGTGGTAACTCCGGACTTCTCCTCCGCCGCCGATCGGACAACACCCCGATTACGGTCATCGCCGACAAGCAATACGGCGCCAAGGTCCACGCTGAACGATTCCCCGAGGGGTTCAAGTAAGGGCGTCCGCCTGAGGCGGACGCCCTTACAGCGGTATATTTCCGTGTTTTTTTGGGGGGTTTTTGTCGCGCTTGTTTTCCAACATCTTGAGGGCTCGGATCACACGAGACCGCGTTTCCCTGGGGAAAATCACTTCATCAATATAGCCTAGCTCGGCCGCCTTGTAAGGAGAGGCAAAGGTGTTGCGGTATTCTTCGACGAGCCGTGCCCTTTCAGCCTCCGGCGATTTTGACTGGCTGAGTTGGTTTTTAAAAATAATATTGACCGCCCCATCCGGCCCCATCACGGCGATCTCCGCCGTAGGATAGGCCAAGTTGACATCGCCACGCACATGTTTGGAGCTCATCACGTCATACGCCCCGCCGTACGCCTTGCGGGTAATCACCGTCACCTTGGGAACCGTCGCCTCACAGAAGGCGTAAAGGAGTTTGGCCCCATGTTTGATGATTCCACCAAATTCCTGATCCGAACCGGGTAAGAATCCGGGGACATCCACAAAGGTGAGGATCGGAATATTGAAACAGTCGCAAAACCGGACAAACCGGGCCCCCTTGATCGAACCATTGATATCCAGACAGCCGGCCAGGACCGCCGGCTGATTGGCCACAATACCAACGGTCCGCCCGTTCATCCGGGCAAAACCAACAATCATGTTCCTGGCCCAGAGCGGCTGGACCTCCAGAAAACTACCCCTGTCAATAATGCCATGAATCAGTGCTTTCATGTCATACGGCTTGTTGGCACTATCCGGAATGATCTGATCCAATGAAGGGTCCTCGACCCAAGGGTTTTCAGCATCGACATCTTTTGGAAAATCCTTAAGCGGTGACTCCTCCAGATTGTTGGAGGGGAGATAACTCATCAATTCACGGACCAACCGGAGGGAATCTCCTTCGTCTTCGGCCGCAAAATGAGAGACACCGGATTTACTGCTGTGACTGACCGCCCCCCCCAGATCTTCTTTGGTCACCTGCTCATGGGTTACCGTCTTGATAACGTCCGGCCCGGTGATAAACATATGGGCCCTGTTTTTGACCATGATGATAAAATCGGTCATCGCCGGGGAATAAACCGCGCCGCCGGCGCAAGGTCCCATGATGACCGAGATCTGCGGAATCACCCCGGAGGCCATCACATTCCGTTGAAAGATGTCAGCATAACCGGCCAGGCTTTGAACCCCTTCCTGGATCCGGGCGCCGCCGGAATCGTTCAAGCCGATCACCGGCGCCCCCACCTTCATTGCATGATCCATGATCTTGCAAATTTTGGTGGCATACGCCTCCCCCAACGATCCGCCGAAGGTGGTGAAATCCTGGGCAAAGACAAAAACGAGCCGGCCGTCGATCGTCCCATGACCGGTCACGACGCCATCCCCCAGAATTTTTTGCCGATCGATCCCGAATTCTGTCGAGCGGTGGGTCACAAACTTGTCAATTTCGACAAAACTCTCGGGGTCGAGGAGTTTTTCGACCCGTTCCCGGGCGGTCAGTTTACCAGACTCATGTTGCCTATCAATCCGTTCCTTGCCACCGGCCAACTCCGCATCGGCACGCCGTTTTTCCAGCTCCTTGAATTTGACCTCTAAAGACATTGGATTGGTTCTATTATTAAAGGCCGGTTAAAGTCAATTTGGTTTACGTCCGCGCCTTCTTTCGCTCCTCGCGGACCTTGAGTCGAAGCTGGCGGCGATCGGCCGCTTCTTTAAAGCGTCTTTTCTCCAGGGGGGTCTCAGGGAGGACCGGCAGGACTGGAGTTGGTTTGCCGTCGGCATCCAGGCAGACAAAGGTGAGATAGGCCGAGGCGGTGTGACAATGTTCTCCCGTCAAGGGGTCTTCCGCCTCTACCTTGACCCCTACTTCCAGGGAGGTCTTGTGGGTGTAGTTCACTGAGGCCTTGAGCATCAGGATATGCCCGACCTTGACGGGGGAAATAAAGTGCAGTTCATCCATGGAGACTGTCACACAGTTTTTGCGGGCATGGCGCATCGCCGCCATCGCCGCCGCCATATCGATCCACCCCATTACATGACCGCCAAAAATGCTTCCCATCGCATTGGCATCCGAAGGAAGAACGAGATGGGTCATCTCCACCCGTGATGCCGAAGGGTTTTTCCCTTTTTCCATAGGCCTGTTCTTTATCATAAAAAATTCTCCCCTCCAACGAGAAAAACAGCTTGAAACAACTCCGTTTCTTTGGTTAGGTCACTCCAATTATGTACCCGGTCTCCGTCTCCCTCCTCCTTGTCTACGCCCTCACCTTCTTCGCCTACACAATGACCCGCTGGGTCCGGGTCTCCCTCAAGTGGCGGCCCAACAATCGCCTCCAAAATATCCCTGAACGGGTCCAGGGAATCTTCAAATACTTCCTCGGTCAGCGCCGTATGTTCACTGTCAGCCCCAGGGCCGGTCTGATGCATGCCTTCATCTTCTGGGGTTTTTGCATCATCTCCATCCGAACGATCACCCTTTTCGGTCTCGGTTTCGACAAGGATTTTGTCTTTCCGCTCTTGGACGGATTCTTTGGAAGGCTCTATGAATGGACCCTGTTCCCCTTTGAAGGGCTGGTCATCATTGCCACCGGTTACATGCTCTACCGCCGGTTGATCTCAAAACCGAGACACCTGACACTATCCAAAGAAGGAACGCTGATCCTTTTCATGATCCTCACGCTGATGGTGACCGACCTCGCGATGGAAGGACTAGCGCATTGGGCAGTCGGTTTCACCGTCATGTATTTCATTCATATTACGACAATCCTGGTCTTCCTGAATTTCCTCCCGTATGGCAAACATTTCCATATCATCACCTCCTTCTTTAACGTCTTCCTCAAACGGCTAACCCCTTACGGGGCGTTGGACTCGATCAATCTTGAGGATGAAAAAGCGACCTCTTTTGGTATCGGCAAGGTGGAGGATATGGACTGGAAGCAGTTGCTGGATATCGCCAGTTGCACGGAGTGCGGGCGTTGCAGTTCGGTCTGTCCCGCCACAGCAACGGACAAGCCATTGAACCCCAAAGAGGTCACCATAACCCTGAGAGACTTTATTCGGAAAAAAGAACAGCTGATGCCTCCTTTTCTACAGAAAAAGAGTGATGCACCCAGCGGCGAGGAGGCCCCTCTTTCCCCTTCCGTGATCGATCCGGAGATCCTCTGGTCCTGTACGACTTGTCGTGCCTGTGAAGAGGCCTGTCCGGTCTTTATCGAGTACGTCGACAAGATCGTCGGGATGCGACGGAATCTGGTTCTCATGCAAGGAAGTATGCCGCCAGAGGTCCAGAACACCTTCAAGAATTTAGAAAAGAACTACAACCCCTGGGGGATCAGTTCTGAGGATCGCGGGAACTGGGTCAAGGAACTGGGGGTCAAAACGATCGCCGAAAAGCCGGATGCGGAATACCTTTATTTCATGGGGTGCGCTGGTTCGTTTGACGACAGGAATAAAAAGATCGCAACCGCCATCATCAAACTCCTGCAGGAGGCGCAAATCAA includes:
- a CDS encoding (Fe-S)-binding protein; translation: MYPVSVSLLLVYALTFFAYTMTRWVRVSLKWRPNNRLQNIPERVQGIFKYFLGQRRMFTVSPRAGLMHAFIFWGFCIISIRTITLFGLGFDKDFVFPLLDGFFGRLYEWTLFPFEGLVIIATGYMLYRRLISKPRHLTLSKEGTLILFMILTLMVTDLAMEGLAHWAVGFTVMYFIHITTILVFLNFLPYGKHFHIITSFFNVFLKRLTPYGALDSINLEDEKATSFGIGKVEDMDWKQLLDIASCTECGRCSSVCPATATDKPLNPKEVTITLRDFIRKKEQLMPPFLQKKSDAPSGEEAPLSPSVIDPEILWSCTTCRACEEACPVFIEYVDKIVGMRRNLVLMQGSMPPEVQNTFKNLEKNYNPWGISSEDRGNWVKELGVKTIAEKPDAEYLYFMGCAGSFDDRNKKIATAIIKLLQEAQINFAILAKEEKCTGDPARRIGNEYLFQTLAKENIQTFQKYSIKKVLTACPHCFNTIKNEYPQFGGNYEVVHHTEFLYELIREGKLKPKKELAKKITFHDSCYLGRYNEVYDAPREILKSIPGLNLLEMELSRENGRCCGAGGGRMWMEEKIGTRVNHKRLEDIQSVNPNGAASACPFCITMLRDATRDKNLGDSIETKDVAEYLAESL
- a CDS encoding acyl-CoA carboxylase subunit beta — encoded protein: MSLEVKFKELEKRRADAELAGGKERIDRQHESGKLTARERVEKLLDPESFVEIDKFVTHRSTEFGIDRQKILGDGVVTGHGTIDGRLVFVFAQDFTTFGGSLGEAYATKICKIMDHAMKVGAPVIGLNDSGGARIQEGVQSLAGYADIFQRNVMASGVIPQISVIMGPCAGGAVYSPAMTDFIIMVKNRAHMFITGPDVIKTVTHEQVTKEDLGGAVSHSSKSGVSHFAAEDEGDSLRLVRELMSYLPSNNLEESPLKDFPKDVDAENPWVEDPSLDQIIPDSANKPYDMKALIHGIIDRGSFLEVQPLWARNMIVGFARMNGRTVGIVANQPAVLAGCLDINGSIKGARFVRFCDCFNIPILTFVDVPGFLPGSDQEFGGIIKHGAKLLYAFCEATVPKVTVITRKAYGGAYDVMSSKHVRGDVNLAYPTAEIAVMGPDGAVNIIFKNQLSQSKSPEAERARLVEEYRNTFASPYKAAELGYIDEVIFPRETRSRVIRALKMLENKRDKNPPKKHGNIPL
- a CDS encoding thermonuclease family protein, with product MPPPASPILPRGVIQDHLQKWFCTYLPEGGGETARAQFLGEPYMALQAWAQDQVIVTNPRLGEVQIAPEIRYGWTIHHCPEGDKGKDCEGLKRFRKVSFPGPSVLAFQCTVPSGPYAVNPPVPAKAKPAVSPEPNEEGPWKIIRRVTTNDQGVEEESYTVDGDTVNVAPGGGSDTLRLAGINTPECGWNWRKGESPLQRCERGEPGATEAFLFVDSLFRNHNGEIWVRNDRLDQPRECRNRDKTTHDDRLRDGYCRIIGDALVANETSPKTNVAQELVRNGLAFPFTFWPESPYHFYEFREAIKEKRGIWGLEEKGVFNYRGPLYFTSYHPQANARWPKAEDEYARLVNISPETVNLGDFLIEDLVTGTLYPLPNLPLPPTYQVRIFTNYDPRWDRPEIQETFVNLNLDRRNNTAFWRGNSGLLLRRRSDNTPITVIADKQYGAKVHAERFPEGFK
- a CDS encoding acyl-CoA thioesterase, whose amino-acid sequence is MEKGKNPSASRVEMTHLVLPSDANAMGSIFGGHVMGWIDMAAAMAAMRHARKNCVTVSMDELHFISPVKVGHILMLKASVNYTHKTSLEVGVKVEAEDPLTGEHCHTASAYLTFVCLDADGKPTPVLPVLPETPLEKRRFKEAADRRQLRLKVREERKKART